A region from the Microbacterium lacus genome encodes:
- the lepA gene encoding translation elongation factor 4: MSPRALKPLQPSATPPELIRNFCIIAHIDHGKSTLADRMLQITGVVADRDMRAQYLDRMDIERERGITIKSQAVRMPWQLDGETYALNMIDTPGHVDFTYEVSRSLAACEGAILLVDAAQGIEAQTLANLYLALENDLHIIPVLNKIDLPAADPEKYAAELAGLIGGDPEDVLRVSGKTGMGVESLLDLIVGQIPAPKGDADAPARAMIFDSVYDSYRGVVTYVRMVDGKLEPRERIQMMSTRATHELLEIGVSSPEPVPTKGLGVGEVGYLITGVKDVRQSKVGDTITNQRKPATTALAGYTDPKPMVFSGIYPIDGSDYALLREALDKLKLSDASLQYEPETSVALGFGFRCGFLGLLHLEIITERLAREFDLDLITTAPSVTYEVHTDTGETVVVTNPSEYPDGRVAEVYEPVVKVGILLPKDYVGTVMELCQARRGSLLGMDYLSEDRVELRYNMPLGEIVFDFFDQLKSKTQGYASLDYEPAGSQTADLVKVDILLQGEKVDAFSSIVHRDKAYAYGTLMTERLRKLIPRQQFEVPIQAAIGARIIARENIRAIRKDVLAKCYGGDITRKRKLLEKQKEGKKRMKMVGRVEVPQEAFIAALSGDVEGKDKK; this comes from the coding sequence ATGTCACCGCGCGCCTTGAAGCCCCTCCAGCCGTCGGCGACCCCGCCCGAGCTGATCCGCAACTTCTGCATCATCGCCCACATCGACCACGGCAAGTCCACGCTCGCCGATCGGATGCTGCAGATCACCGGCGTGGTCGCCGATCGCGACATGCGCGCGCAGTACCTCGACCGGATGGACATCGAGCGCGAGCGCGGCATCACGATCAAGAGCCAGGCGGTGCGCATGCCGTGGCAGCTCGACGGTGAGACGTACGCGCTCAACATGATCGACACCCCGGGTCACGTCGACTTCACGTACGAGGTGAGCCGCTCGCTCGCGGCGTGCGAGGGGGCGATCCTGCTCGTGGACGCCGCGCAGGGCATCGAGGCTCAGACGCTCGCGAACCTCTACCTGGCGCTCGAGAACGATCTGCACATCATCCCGGTGCTCAACAAGATCGATCTCCCGGCCGCCGATCCGGAGAAGTACGCGGCCGAACTCGCGGGCCTGATCGGCGGCGATCCTGAGGACGTCCTCCGGGTCAGCGGCAAGACGGGCATGGGCGTCGAGAGCCTGCTCGACCTCATCGTCGGGCAGATCCCCGCCCCGAAGGGTGACGCGGACGCCCCGGCGCGGGCCATGATCTTCGACTCCGTGTACGACTCCTACCGCGGCGTCGTCACGTACGTCCGGATGGTCGACGGCAAGCTCGAGCCGCGTGAGCGGATTCAGATGATGTCGACCCGCGCGACGCACGAGCTCCTCGAGATCGGGGTGTCCAGCCCCGAGCCGGTCCCGACGAAGGGGCTCGGCGTGGGCGAGGTGGGGTACCTGATCACCGGTGTGAAGGACGTCCGCCAGTCCAAGGTCGGCGACACGATCACGAACCAGCGCAAGCCCGCGACGACGGCCCTCGCCGGGTACACCGACCCGAAGCCGATGGTCTTCTCGGGGATCTACCCCATCGACGGCTCCGACTACGCCCTCCTGCGAGAGGCGCTGGACAAGCTCAAGCTTTCCGACGCGTCCCTCCAGTACGAACCCGAGACCTCCGTCGCGCTCGGCTTCGGCTTCCGCTGCGGATTCCTGGGTCTGCTGCACCTCGAGATCATCACCGAGCGTCTCGCGCGCGAGTTCGACCTCGACCTCATCACGACGGCTCCTTCTGTGACGTACGAAGTGCACACCGACACGGGCGAGACCGTGGTGGTCACGAACCCGAGCGAATACCCCGACGGGCGCGTCGCCGAGGTGTACGAGCCGGTCGTGAAGGTCGGCATCCTGCTGCCGAAGGACTATGTCGGCACCGTCATGGAGCTCTGCCAGGCCCGCCGCGGGTCGCTCCTCGGAATGGACTACCTCAGCGAGGATCGCGTCGAGCTGCGCTACAACATGCCGCTCGGCGAGATCGTGTTCGACTTCTTCGACCAGCTCAAGTCCAAGACACAGGGCTACGCGAGCCTGGACTACGAACCCGCGGGGTCGCAGACAGCCGACCTGGTCAAGGTCGACATCCTCCTGCAAGGGGAGAAGGTCGACGCGTTCAGCTCGATCGTGCACCGGGACAAGGCGTACGCGTACGGCACGCTCATGACCGAGCGGCTGCGCAAGCTCATTCCGCGGCAGCAGTTCGAGGTGCCGATCCAGGCGGCGATCGGCGCGCGCATCATCGCACGCGAAAACATCAGGGCTATCCGCAAGGATGTCCTGGCGAAGTGCTACGGCGGAGACATCACGCGCAAGCGCAAGCTCCTGGAGAAGCAGAAGGAGGGCAAGAAGCGCATGAAGATGGTCGGTCGCGTCGAAGTCCCCCAGGAGGCGTTCATCGCCGCGCTGTCCGGGGATGTCGAAGGCAAGGACAAGAAGTAG
- a CDS encoding alpha/beta hydrolase has protein sequence MAVQVVLVHGIRTSATMWRSQVVSLRERGVCAVAVDLPGHGARMAERFTLAGAFATIDDAVRDAASRGPVLLVGHSMGGLLCTEYVGAEEPPPVAGFVAASCTSLPRGVALSAYRALARGFDALPDRGMWLTNRMLDRILPAHTRDDFGAGGYALDTQDVALSSLSALDLLAAVQRIRVPLWFVNGQYDQLRVNERLFLRLAPHAELVVVPRTTHHVTVMRPEVFTAVLNLAVRTLERRESEVASPT, from the coding sequence ATGGCTGTGCAGGTCGTGCTCGTGCACGGAATCCGCACGTCCGCCACCATGTGGCGTTCGCAGGTCGTCTCTCTGCGGGAACGCGGGGTCTGCGCCGTCGCTGTCGATCTGCCGGGCCACGGAGCGCGCATGGCCGAGCGGTTCACCCTCGCCGGGGCATTCGCGACGATCGACGACGCGGTGCGGGATGCCGCCTCCCGCGGTCCCGTCCTCCTGGTCGGGCACTCGATGGGCGGGCTGCTGTGCACCGAGTACGTCGGGGCCGAGGAGCCGCCGCCGGTCGCGGGGTTCGTCGCCGCATCATGCACGTCGCTGCCGCGCGGGGTCGCGCTGAGCGCCTACCGCGCGCTGGCACGCGGATTCGACGCGCTGCCCGATCGCGGGATGTGGCTCACGAACCGCATGCTCGACCGCATCCTTCCCGCGCACACGCGCGACGATTTCGGCGCTGGAGGCTACGCGCTGGATACGCAGGACGTCGCCCTGAGCAGTCTCTCGGCACTGGACCTCCTGGCTGCTGTGCAGCGCATCCGCGTCCCGCTGTGGTTCGTGAACGGCCAGTACGATCAGCTGCGGGTGAACGAACGACTCTTCCTGCGGCTGGCGCCGCACGCCGAACTCGTGGTCGTCCCGCGCACGACCCATCACGTCACCGTGATGCGGCCGGAGGTCTTCACCGCCGTGTTGAACCTCGCCGTCCGGACGCTCGAGCGGCGCGAGTCAGAGGTGGCTTCCCCGACCTGA
- the rpsT gene encoding 30S ribosomal protein S20, whose amino-acid sequence MANIKSQIKRNKTNEKAHERNKAVKSELRTEVRRTREAVAAGDKAAAEKALVRATKKLDKAASKGVIHANQAANRKSAIAKQVAAL is encoded by the coding sequence GTGGCAAACATCAAGTCGCAGATCAAGCGCAACAAGACCAACGAGAAGGCGCACGAGCGCAACAAGGCCGTGAAGAGCGAGCTGCGCACGGAGGTGCGTCGCACCCGCGAGGCCGTCGCTGCCGGCGACAAGGCCGCCGCTGAGAAGGCACTCGTCCGCGCGACGAAGAAGCTGGACAAGGCCGCGAGCAAGGGCGTCATCCACGCCAACCAGGCCGCGAACCGCAAGTCGGCGATCGCCAAGCAGGTCGCGGCGCTCTGA
- the holA gene encoding DNA polymerase III subunit delta, producing MATSARRAPATRAKSVIPQISWRAPQPAPIVLVSGPEDVCAERATSGIREYLRAEDPSLEVTDVRADDYAAGTLLAVSSPSLFGEPRLVRVSGVEKCSDSFLSEALSYLALPQEGATVVLRHTGATVRGKKLLDAIRAGEGGGIEIACPAIKRDSDRFDFAAGEFTSARKRIAPMALRTLVSAFADDLTELAAACQQLIADVPGDVTEDIVERYYGGRVETSAFAVADTAIAGRYGEALVALRHALASGADPVPLVAAIASKLRTMARVAGHREPAAALAARLGLKDWQVDRARRDLSGWSDATLGMAIQAAAQADVDVKGGSRDSVFAIERLITIIATRAPFGSA from the coding sequence ATGGCCACCAGCGCGCGACGGGCACCGGCAACGCGCGCGAAGAGCGTCATCCCGCAGATCTCGTGGCGTGCTCCGCAACCGGCGCCGATCGTGCTCGTGAGCGGCCCAGAAGACGTGTGCGCAGAGCGGGCGACCTCGGGCATCCGCGAGTATCTGCGTGCGGAAGACCCCAGCCTCGAGGTCACCGACGTCCGCGCCGACGACTATGCCGCCGGGACTCTGCTCGCCGTGAGCTCACCGTCCTTGTTCGGAGAGCCGCGTCTGGTCCGGGTGAGCGGGGTGGAGAAGTGCTCCGACTCCTTCCTGTCCGAAGCGCTGTCGTACCTCGCCCTGCCCCAGGAGGGGGCGACCGTCGTCCTCCGACACACGGGTGCCACCGTCCGCGGCAAGAAGCTGCTCGATGCGATCCGTGCCGGCGAAGGCGGCGGCATCGAGATCGCGTGCCCCGCCATCAAGCGCGACTCCGACCGCTTCGACTTCGCCGCGGGCGAGTTCACATCGGCGCGCAAGCGCATCGCACCGATGGCTCTGCGCACGCTCGTCTCCGCGTTCGCCGACGACCTCACCGAGCTCGCCGCCGCGTGCCAGCAGCTGATCGCCGACGTGCCCGGCGACGTGACCGAAGACATCGTCGAGCGCTACTACGGCGGACGGGTCGAGACATCGGCGTTCGCGGTCGCCGACACCGCGATCGCCGGTCGCTACGGCGAAGCGCTCGTGGCACTGCGCCACGCCCTCGCCTCGGGGGCCGATCCCGTTCCTCTGGTCGCCGCGATCGCTTCCAAGCTCCGCACGATGGCGCGGGTGGCCGGTCACCGTGAACCCGCTGCCGCGCTGGCCGCCCGGCTCGGCCTGAAGGACTGGCAGGTCGATCGGGCGCGACGCGATCTTTCCGGCTGGAGCGATGCGACGCTCGGCATGGCGATCCAGGCCGCCGCGCAGGCGGACGTCGATGTCAAGGGCGGTTCACGGGACAGCGTCTTCGCGATCGAGCGTCTCATCACGATCATCGCGACCCGGGCGCCGTTCGGCAGCGCCTGA
- a CDS encoding ComEC/Rec2 family competence protein, producing the protein MSRPVGLRLVPVAAGAWAAALLVTLLPSASPVVALVLWASAIGTLGVHTARRYARRSPRAGRARLWTILILSLVGAAVVASHVAIAQPPRVAAERFGLEGGRALVMRAEVTGKIERRASGEWEFDAVATRLSTGRDSKPVRIDVSIRVRPDLVDTAERLDVGAVVEASGTARRAPVGSRAVLLVSATRGVVVRDGPAGPLAVAGDLRRGLAHASAGLPEPGAGLIAGLAVGDTSAVGPDLDAAMKASSLSHLTAVSGANCAIVVGIAFLLVAMLGGSRRARVIGGIVALTGFVLLVTPEPSVVRAGAMALIAMLALMLGRTSAGIAVLSVAVTVLLAADPWLASSLGFALSTVATASLLLWARPLAHGMSRLLPRSLALALSVPLAAQLACGPLLVVIAPTVPLYGVAANLLAAPAAPVATIIGLAACLAAPIPILQAGLTAIAWLPAAWIAATAEVFSRLPGGQLPWLDGPLGVLTLAAVSVSIGLLVVVAPRASRPPRCRRLPRVRIARGAAAIVLALTVGIVAGGAALDGVAGRFTLPAGWSVLACDIGQGDAVMVRSAGAVALIDTGPDPALLEECLARAGIGRIDLLVLTHFDLDHAGGVAAVVGRVDTTLHGVVGTPDAARALRDLERAGSRIVAGHAGQSGILGAARWRILWPPAGTRAFPPGNDVSVVVEVTGGGMPASVFLGDLSRAPQSALVHSGALAPPYDLVKVAHHGSADQDPELYELLRPRVAVISVGADNTYGHPRAEILTILRGLGTRIARTDRAGIVALWREGSGVVLWRERAEDVAPAR; encoded by the coding sequence GTGAGCAGACCGGTGGGCCTGCGCCTGGTCCCGGTCGCCGCCGGCGCATGGGCGGCGGCGCTGCTGGTGACCCTGCTGCCGTCGGCGTCCCCGGTCGTGGCACTGGTCCTGTGGGCGTCCGCGATCGGTACGCTCGGCGTCCACACGGCCCGGCGGTACGCGCGCCGTTCGCCGCGGGCGGGACGAGCGAGGCTGTGGACGATCCTGATCCTGAGTCTTGTCGGGGCTGCCGTCGTCGCCTCCCACGTCGCGATCGCACAGCCCCCGCGCGTGGCGGCGGAGCGGTTCGGCCTCGAGGGCGGCCGCGCGCTGGTGATGCGGGCCGAGGTCACAGGGAAGATCGAACGGCGCGCATCGGGGGAGTGGGAGTTCGATGCGGTCGCCACGCGGCTCTCCACGGGACGGGACAGTAAGCCCGTCCGCATCGATGTCTCGATCCGCGTGCGCCCGGACCTCGTCGATACCGCGGAGCGACTCGATGTCGGTGCCGTCGTCGAGGCGAGCGGCACCGCCCGCCGCGCGCCGGTCGGGTCCCGGGCGGTCCTTCTCGTGAGCGCGACCCGCGGCGTGGTGGTGCGCGACGGCCCGGCGGGCCCGCTCGCGGTCGCCGGAGACCTGCGACGCGGACTCGCACACGCGTCCGCAGGTCTCCCCGAACCCGGCGCGGGACTCATCGCCGGCCTCGCGGTGGGGGACACATCGGCGGTCGGGCCCGATCTGGACGCGGCGATGAAGGCGTCCTCGCTCTCTCACCTGACCGCGGTCTCCGGGGCCAACTGCGCGATCGTCGTCGGCATCGCCTTCCTCCTCGTCGCGATGCTCGGCGGTTCGCGGCGCGCGCGGGTGATCGGCGGCATCGTCGCGCTCACGGGATTCGTCCTGCTGGTCACCCCCGAGCCGAGCGTCGTCCGCGCGGGGGCGATGGCGTTGATCGCGATGCTCGCCCTGATGCTCGGGCGCACGTCCGCAGGGATCGCGGTGCTGAGCGTGGCGGTGACCGTGCTGCTGGCGGCGGATCCGTGGCTGGCGTCGTCGCTCGGTTTCGCACTGTCCACCGTCGCCACGGCGTCGCTGCTGCTGTGGGCACGACCACTGGCTCACGGGATGAGCAGGCTCCTGCCGCGATCGCTCGCTCTCGCGCTGTCGGTCCCGCTGGCGGCACAGCTGGCCTGCGGCCCCCTGCTCGTGGTCATCGCGCCTACCGTGCCGCTGTACGGCGTCGCCGCGAACCTCCTCGCCGCACCGGCAGCGCCCGTGGCGACGATCATCGGTCTCGCTGCGTGCCTTGCGGCTCCGATCCCGATCCTCCAGGCGGGGCTGACCGCGATCGCCTGGCTCCCCGCCGCGTGGATCGCCGCCACAGCCGAGGTCTTCAGCCGCCTACCCGGCGGACAACTGCCCTGGCTCGACGGGCCACTGGGCGTCCTGACCCTCGCCGCGGTGAGCGTGTCGATCGGACTTCTCGTCGTGGTGGCGCCGCGCGCGTCACGCCCGCCCCGCTGTCGCCGGCTGCCGCGTGTCCGGATCGCCCGCGGCGCTGCGGCGATCGTCCTCGCGCTCACCGTCGGCATCGTAGCCGGCGGTGCCGCGCTCGACGGCGTCGCCGGTCGATTCACCCTCCCTGCCGGCTGGAGCGTCCTGGCGTGCGACATCGGCCAGGGAGATGCGGTCATGGTGCGCTCGGCGGGTGCGGTGGCGCTCATCGACACCGGGCCGGATCCGGCGCTGCTGGAGGAGTGCCTCGCGCGCGCCGGGATCGGCCGGATCGATCTGCTCGTCCTCACTCATTTCGACCTCGATCACGCCGGCGGTGTCGCCGCCGTCGTCGGTCGCGTCGACACGACCCTGCACGGGGTCGTCGGCACGCCGGACGCCGCTCGTGCCCTTCGCGATCTCGAACGCGCCGGCTCACGGATCGTGGCGGGCCACGCGGGTCAGAGCGGCATCCTGGGTGCGGCGCGGTGGCGGATCCTGTGGCCGCCGGCCGGAACGCGGGCCTTTCCTCCGGGGAACGACGTGAGCGTCGTGGTCGAGGTCACGGGCGGCGGGATGCCGGCATCCGTCTTCCTCGGAGATCTCTCGCGCGCGCCGCAGAGCGCACTGGTGCACTCCGGCGCGCTCGCGCCGCCGTACGACCTCGTGAAGGTCGCCCACCACGGCAGCGCCGATCAGGACCCCGAGCTGTACGAACTCCTCCGGCCCCGCGTCGCGGTGATCTCGGTGGGCGCGGACAACACGTACGGGCACCCGCGTGCCGAGATCCTCACGATCCTGCGCGGCCTCGGCACACGGATCGCCCGGACGGATCGCGCGGGCATCGTGGCGCTCTGGAGGGAGGGGAGCGGGGTGGTGCTGTGGCGCGAGCGCGCCGAGGACGTCGCACCCGCTCGCTAG
- a CDS encoding ComEA family DNA-binding protein — protein sequence MSADESARGDARSPRARLGLGAAVVVVLVALTVTVGIGVVRGALAPIEAVPVESGSGSVTIDGDAPADAGRPASVFVHVSGAVAAPGLYVLDDGARVVDAIAAAGGFTAEADESAVNLARPLSDGEQVVVAVVGGAPPSTTARPAGDGRVNLNTADAAALDTLPRIGPALAERIIEWRESNGRFTSVEDLLAVPGIGEKMLDALRDAVTV from the coding sequence GTGTCGGCGGACGAGAGTGCACGCGGCGACGCCCGAAGTCCCCGTGCCCGGCTGGGCCTGGGTGCGGCGGTCGTCGTCGTGCTCGTCGCGCTCACGGTGACCGTCGGGATCGGTGTCGTCCGCGGCGCCCTGGCGCCGATCGAAGCCGTTCCGGTCGAGAGCGGCAGCGGGTCGGTCACGATCGACGGCGACGCCCCCGCGGATGCCGGTCGGCCGGCATCCGTCTTCGTCCATGTCTCCGGCGCGGTCGCCGCACCCGGGCTGTACGTCCTCGACGACGGCGCCCGCGTGGTCGACGCGATCGCCGCCGCCGGCGGGTTCACCGCCGAGGCTGATGAGTCCGCGGTGAACCTCGCCCGCCCGCTCAGCGACGGCGAGCAGGTCGTCGTCGCGGTCGTGGGGGGCGCACCGCCCTCGACGACGGCCCGACCCGCAGGGGACGGGAGGGTCAACCTGAACACCGCCGACGCGGCGGCGCTGGACACCCTCCCGCGCATCGGGCCCGCCCTGGCCGAGCGGATCATCGAATGGCGCGAATCCAACGGGCGGTTCACAAGCGTGGAGGATCTGCTGGCGGTTCCCGGCATCGGCGAGAAGATGCTCGACGCGTTGCGCGACGCGGTGACGGTGTGA
- the leuS gene encoding leucine--tRNA ligase, translating to MSQTPPPDTTAPADGGGYDAYAIQQKWQARWAESDPFRAGGTGDSRPRKYVLGMFPYPSGDLHMGHAENYAYVDVVARFWRHRGYNVLNPIGWDSFGLPAENAAIQRGADPREWTYANIEQHKRSFREYGSSYDWSRILHTSDPEYYRWNQWLFQLLYERGLAYRKESPVNWCPNDQTVLANEQVVDGHCERCGAEVVKKKLTQWYFKITDYADRLLDDLNQLEGFWPQKVIRMQRNWIGRSVGADIDFEIEGHPEKVTVFSTRPDTLHGATFMVVAPDSDLAAELASGSSAEVRMRFQDYLTNVGRSSEIERQSTDRPKTGVFLERWAINPINGERLPIWAADYVLADYGHGAVMAVPAHDQRDLDFARAFDLPIKVVVDTTAPITGAIPVIELDENGEPSESALEESLADIDPARTGIALTGDGRMINSGSLDGLSKRHAIARITEELAAAGTGRASKSYRLRDWLISRQRFWGTPIPMIHTQDGRIVPVPADQLPLTLPDAEGLDLTPKGTSPLGGATEWMTTTDPETGEPALRDADTMDTFVDSSWYFLRFLTPNDADEAFSTAEAAKWAPVDSYIGGVEHAILHLLYARFITKVLFDAGLVDFTEPFSSLVNQGMVLLGGSKMSKSKGNLVEFSASMREPGADAVRTAIAFAGPVEDDINWEDVSTTGAQKFLARAWRVAHDVQSDPDVVWAEGDESLRRVTHRLLADAPSLVEQTKFNVVVARLMELVNATRKAIDSGPGKADPAVREAAEVTAMVLDLFAPHTAEEMWETLGYEPFVGLVPWRAPDPTLLVEDTVTAVVQIDGKVRATLEVSARIDAKDLEALARADARVQRALAGREITRTVVRPPKVVSFSTN from the coding sequence GTGTCCCAGACCCCTCCGCCCGACACCACCGCGCCCGCAGACGGGGGCGGATACGATGCGTACGCGATCCAGCAGAAGTGGCAGGCGCGCTGGGCGGAGTCCGACCCGTTCCGCGCCGGCGGCACCGGGGACTCACGGCCGCGCAAGTACGTGCTCGGCATGTTCCCCTACCCTTCGGGCGACCTGCACATGGGGCACGCCGAGAACTACGCGTACGTCGACGTCGTGGCGCGCTTCTGGCGCCACCGCGGCTACAACGTCCTGAACCCGATCGGATGGGACTCGTTCGGCCTTCCGGCCGAGAACGCCGCGATCCAGCGCGGTGCAGACCCGCGCGAGTGGACGTACGCGAACATCGAGCAGCACAAGAGGAGCTTCCGCGAGTACGGCTCGTCCTACGACTGGTCGCGGATCCTGCACACGAGCGACCCCGAGTACTACCGGTGGAACCAGTGGCTGTTCCAGCTGCTGTACGAACGGGGGCTGGCATACCGCAAGGAGAGCCCGGTCAACTGGTGCCCGAACGACCAGACGGTGCTCGCGAACGAGCAGGTCGTGGACGGTCACTGCGAGCGGTGCGGCGCGGAGGTCGTGAAGAAGAAGCTCACTCAGTGGTACTTCAAGATCACCGATTACGCCGACCGTCTGCTGGACGACCTGAACCAGCTGGAAGGATTCTGGCCGCAGAAGGTCATCCGGATGCAGCGCAACTGGATCGGCCGTTCGGTCGGCGCCGACATCGACTTCGAGATCGAAGGGCACCCCGAGAAGGTCACGGTCTTCTCCACGCGGCCGGACACCCTGCACGGGGCGACCTTCATGGTCGTCGCGCCGGACAGCGATCTCGCTGCGGAGTTGGCCTCCGGCTCGTCGGCCGAGGTGCGCATGCGCTTCCAGGACTACCTCACCAACGTCGGGCGCTCGAGCGAGATCGAGCGACAGAGCACCGACCGACCGAAGACCGGGGTGTTCCTGGAGCGGTGGGCGATCAACCCGATCAACGGCGAGCGGCTGCCCATCTGGGCCGCCGACTACGTCTTGGCCGACTACGGCCACGGCGCCGTGATGGCCGTGCCCGCGCACGATCAGCGCGATCTCGATTTCGCGCGCGCCTTCGATCTGCCCATCAAGGTCGTGGTCGACACGACCGCTCCGATCACCGGCGCGATCCCCGTGATCGAGCTCGACGAGAACGGGGAGCCGTCCGAGAGCGCTCTGGAGGAGTCGCTGGCCGACATCGATCCGGCCCGCACCGGGATCGCGCTGACCGGCGACGGTCGCATGATCAACTCCGGGTCGCTGGACGGGCTCTCCAAGCGCCACGCGATCGCGCGCATCACCGAAGAGCTCGCCGCCGCGGGAACCGGACGCGCGTCGAAGTCCTACCGCCTCCGGGACTGGCTCATCTCGCGCCAGCGATTCTGGGGCACGCCCATCCCGATGATCCACACGCAGGACGGGCGGATCGTGCCCGTCCCCGCCGATCAGCTGCCGCTGACGCTGCCGGATGCCGAGGGGCTGGATCTGACGCCGAAGGGGACGTCGCCGCTCGGCGGCGCGACGGAGTGGATGACCACGACGGATCCCGAGACGGGTGAGCCGGCGCTGCGCGACGCGGACACGATGGACACCTTCGTGGACAGCTCGTGGTACTTCCTGCGCTTCCTGACGCCGAACGACGCGGACGAGGCGTTCTCGACCGCGGAGGCCGCGAAGTGGGCACCGGTGGATTCCTACATCGGCGGCGTGGAGCACGCGATCCTGCACCTGCTTTATGCGCGCTTCATCACGAAGGTCCTCTTCGACGCCGGGCTGGTCGATTTCACCGAGCCCTTCTCCAGCCTGGTCAACCAGGGCATGGTGCTGCTCGGCGGGTCGAAGATGTCCAAGAGCAAGGGGAACCTCGTCGAGTTCTCGGCGAGCATGCGCGAGCCGGGCGCGGACGCCGTCCGCACGGCGATCGCGTTCGCCGGACCCGTCGAGGACGACATCAACTGGGAGGACGTCTCCACCACCGGCGCGCAGAAGTTCCTCGCGCGGGCGTGGCGGGTAGCCCACGACGTGCAGAGCGACCCCGACGTCGTGTGGGCCGAGGGAGACGAGTCCCTGCGGCGGGTCACGCACCGCCTCCTCGCCGATGCTCCGTCCCTCGTCGAGCAGACGAAGTTCAACGTCGTGGTCGCCCGCCTCATGGAACTCGTCAACGCGACCCGGAAGGCGATCGACAGCGGTCCGGGCAAGGCCGACCCGGCGGTGCGCGAGGCGGCCGAGGTGACGGCGATGGTCCTGGACCTGTTCGCGCCGCACACCGCGGAGGAGATGTGGGAGACGCTCGGGTACGAGCCGTTCGTCGGCCTCGTGCCATGGCGCGCACCCGACCCGACCCTGCTCGTCGAGGACACCGTGACCGCGGTCGTGCAGATCGACGGCAAGGTGCGGGCGACGCTCGAGGTCTCCGCCCGCATCGATGCGAAGGATCTCGAGGCTCTCGCCCGCGCCGACGCGCGCGTTCAGCGGGCATTGGCCGGACGGGAGATCACGCGCACGGTCGTCCGTCCGCCCAAGGTCGTGAGCTTCAGCACGAACTGA